A DNA window from Phaeobacter sp. A36a-5a contains the following coding sequences:
- a CDS encoding NAD(P)H-hydrate dehydratase has product MSELLTAAQMRAIEQAAICSGEVTGLELMERAGRGVVEAIFEEWPELAGPAASQMGGAAPRPAASPRDISGQKNGAEGPYRAVVLCGPGNNGGDGFVVARLLKQRGWEVEVFLYGDPDKLPTDAKVNYERWRELGAVVPYVDTGSGAFALDPAKHRENTLLVDALFGTGLTRPVETFNSFGWLTEITEWRLSESSRTGAFPAPRVVSIDLPSGACTDSGKLLRSKEPAREFEAIRADLTVTFHSRKLAHVLADGPEQSGRVVVKSIGLKTGQGAATGGVVTSVAPQIMSKRSGHHKYTHGHALILSGGHGRTGAARLAARGALRIGAGLVTVGSPRSATMENASQLTAIMLRQIDGAHGVSELLEDKRFNAVCLGPGLGRGADTQAVVMAVLKEKRATVLDADALTRFELKPDVLFEALHDTCVITPHGGEFARLFPDIAEKLAAPATSGPAYSKVDATREAARRAGCVVLFKGPDTVIAAPDGRCSVNSAHYERSAPWLATAGSGDVLAGFITGLLARGFSPMQASETAAYIHVECALEFGPGLIAEDLPEQIPCVLRRLEGRTG; this is encoded by the coding sequence ATGAGCGAATTGCTGACCGCTGCCCAGATGCGCGCCATTGAACAGGCCGCCATCTGCTCTGGCGAGGTCACCGGTCTGGAGCTGATGGAGCGGGCAGGGCGGGGCGTGGTCGAGGCCATTTTCGAGGAATGGCCGGAGCTGGCGGGGCCTGCGGCTAGCCAAATGGGGGGCGCTGCCCCCCGGCCTGCGGCCTCCCCCCGGGATATTTCTGGCCAGAAGAACGGTGCCGAAGGACCCTACCGTGCCGTGGTACTCTGCGGGCCGGGCAACAATGGCGGCGACGGTTTTGTTGTGGCGCGACTGTTGAAGCAGCGCGGCTGGGAGGTGGAGGTGTTCCTTTATGGAGACCCGGACAAGCTGCCGACGGATGCGAAGGTGAATTATGAGCGGTGGCGGGAGCTGGGAGCAGTCGTTCCATATGTCGACACTGGGAGTGGCGCATTTGCACTGGATCCTGCAAAGCACCGGGAAAACACTCTTCTTGTTGATGCGCTGTTTGGAACTGGACTTACGCGGCCGGTCGAGACGTTCAATTCGTTTGGCTGGCTAACCGAGATAACCGAGTGGCGTCTGTCAGAAAGCTCCAGAACGGGTGCTTTCCCGGCGCCCCGCGTGGTCTCAATTGACCTACCCAGCGGGGCGTGCACGGACTCTGGAAAACTGCTGCGTAGTAAGGAACCGGCACGGGAATTTGAGGCAATCCGCGCTGATCTCACAGTGACCTTTCACAGCCGGAAGTTGGCGCATGTCCTGGCAGATGGACCCGAGCAGTCAGGCAGGGTTGTGGTCAAAAGCATCGGCCTGAAAACAGGGCAAGGTGCCGCAACTGGCGGCGTCGTGACCTCGGTTGCGCCACAGATAATGTCGAAGCGAAGCGGTCATCACAAATACACCCACGGCCACGCCCTCATCCTCTCCGGCGGACATGGCCGGACCGGTGCCGCGCGTCTTGCCGCCCGCGGAGCGCTTCGCATCGGGGCAGGGCTGGTGACCGTCGGCTCGCCGCGATCGGCGACGATGGAAAATGCCAGTCAGCTGACGGCGATCATGCTGCGGCAGATCGACGGCGCGCATGGGGTCAGCGAGCTTCTGGAGGACAAGCGGTTCAATGCGGTCTGCCTTGGCCCCGGATTGGGGCGCGGGGCCGACACCCAGGCTGTGGTCATGGCGGTGCTGAAGGAAAAACGCGCCACTGTTCTGGATGCTGATGCGCTGACCCGGTTCGAGCTGAAACCCGACGTCCTGTTTGAGGCCCTGCACGACACCTGCGTGATCACGCCCCATGGCGGCGAGTTTGCCCGGCTGTTCCCGGATATCGCAGAAAAACTGGCAGCACCCGCCACCTCCGGTCCCGCCTATTCCAAGGTCGACGCCACCCGTGAGGCGGCCAGACGCGCGGGCTGCGTGGTGCTGTTCAAGGGGCCGGATACGGTGATCGCCGCGCCGGACGGGCGCTGCTCGGTCAATTCCGCCCATTACGAGCGCTCCGCGCCCTGGCTGGCCACCGCCGGGTCGGGCGATGTGCTGGCAGGCTTCATCACCGGGCTGCTGGCGCGCGGGTTTTCCCCGATGCAGGCGTCCGAGACCGCCGCCTATATTCACGTCGAATGCGCGCTGGAATTCGGTCCCGGGCTGATTGCCGAGGATCTGCCCGAGCAGATCCCCTGCGTGTTGCGCAGGCTTGAGGGGCGAACCGGATAG
- a CDS encoding P-II family nitrogen regulator: MKKIEAIIKPFKLDEVKEALQDVGVQGLSVIEVKGFGRQKGHTELYRGAEYVVDFLPKVKIEVVLDDDQVDAAIEAIVAAAKTDKIGDGKIFVSPVEQAIRIRTGETGSDAL; the protein is encoded by the coding sequence ATGAAAAAGATCGAAGCCATCATCAAGCCGTTCAAACTCGACGAGGTGAAAGAAGCCTTGCAGGACGTGGGCGTACAGGGTCTTTCGGTGATCGAGGTCAAGGGGTTTGGCCGTCAGAAAGGTCATACCGAGCTCTACCGTGGCGCCGAATATGTCGTCGATTTCCTGCCGAAGGTGAAAATCGAGGTGGTTCTGGACGATGATCAGGTTGATGCCGCCATCGAGGCGATTGTGGCAGCAGCCAAGACCGACAAGATCGGCGACGGCAAAATCTTTGTCTCGCCCGTTGAGCAGGCAATCCGCATCCGCACCGGGGAAACCGGTTCGGACGCGCTCTGA
- the glnA gene encoding type I glutamate--ammonia ligase, giving the protein MSADAVLKMIKDEDAAYVDIRFTDVRGKLQHVTVDVDLVDEDFLEEGFMFDGSSIAGWKSIENSDMKLILDTSSAYVDPFYAEKTICIHCSVVEPDTGEAYPRDPRGTAQKAEAYLKSSGIGDVAYMGPEAEFFLFDDVRFSNTINKVSFEVDATDASWNTDTEYEMGNMGHRPGLKGGYFPVNPIDEAQDLRSEMLSTMKRLGMKVDKHHHEVASCQHELGLIFDSLTKQADELQKYKYVIHNVAHAYGKSATFMPKPIYGDNGTGMHVNMSIWKDGKPLFAGDKYADLSQEALYFIGGILKHAKTLNAFTNPSTNSYKRLIPGFEAPVLRAYSARNRSGCVRIPWTESPKAKRVEARFPDPAANPYLAFSALLMAGLDGIKNKIDPGEAMDKNLYDLPAEELAGIPTVCGSLREALESLAADHDFLLQGDVFTKDQIEGYIALKMEEVETYEHTPHPVEYGMYYSC; this is encoded by the coding sequence ATGAGCGCAGACGCAGTTCTGAAGATGATCAAAGACGAAGATGCCGCCTATGTCGACATCCGTTTCACCGATGTGCGGGGCAAGCTCCAGCACGTGACCGTGGACGTCGACCTGGTGGATGAAGATTTCCTCGAAGAGGGCTTCATGTTCGATGGCTCCTCCATCGCCGGCTGGAAGTCGATCGAAAACTCCGACATGAAACTGATCCTCGACACCAGCTCGGCCTATGTCGATCCGTTCTATGCCGAAAAGACCATCTGCATCCATTGCTCCGTGGTTGAGCCCGATACCGGCGAAGCCTACCCCCGCGATCCGCGCGGCACCGCGCAGAAGGCAGAGGCCTATCTGAAATCCTCCGGCATCGGCGATGTGGCCTATATGGGCCCCGAGGCAGAATTCTTCCTGTTTGATGATGTGCGCTTCTCCAACACCATCAACAAAGTCTCCTTCGAGGTCGACGCCACCGACGCCTCCTGGAACACCGATACCGAATATGAAATGGGCAACATGGGCCACCGTCCGGGTCTGAAGGGCGGCTATTTCCCGGTGAACCCGATCGACGAAGCCCAGGACCTGCGCTCCGAAATGCTCTCGACCATGAAGCGTCTGGGCATGAAGGTGGACAAGCACCATCACGAGGTGGCCTCGTGCCAGCACGAGCTGGGCCTGATCTTTGACAGCCTGACCAAACAGGCCGACGAGCTGCAGAAATACAAATATGTGATCCACAACGTGGCACATGCCTACGGCAAATCCGCAACCTTCATGCCGAAGCCGATCTATGGCGACAACGGCACCGGCATGCATGTGAACATGTCGATCTGGAAGGACGGCAAGCCGCTGTTCGCGGGCGACAAATATGCCGATCTCAGCCAGGAAGCGCTGTATTTCATTGGTGGCATCCTGAAGCACGCCAAGACCCTGAACGCCTTCACCAATCCCTCGACCAACTCCTACAAGCGCCTGATCCCCGGCTTTGAGGCCCCGGTTCTGCGCGCCTATTCCGCCCGCAACCGCTCCGGCTGCGTGCGGATCCCATGGACCGAGAGCCCGAAGGCCAAGCGCGTCGAAGCCCGTTTCCCAGATCCGGCCGCAAACCCCTACCTGGCCTTCTCCGCCCTGCTGATGGCCGGCCTTGACGGGATCAAGAACAAGATTGATCCGGGCGAAGCCATGGACAAGAACCTCTACGACCTGCCCGCAGAAGAGCTGGCCGGCATCCCCACCGTCTGCGGCAGCCTGCGCGAAGCGCTGGAATCGCTGGCGGCCGACCATGACTTCCTGTTGCAGGGCGACGTGTTCACCAAGGACCAGATCGAAGGCTATATCGCCCTCAAGATGGAAGAGGTGGAAACCTACGAACACACCCCGCATCCGGTGGAATACGGCATGTACTACAGCTGCTGA
- a CDS encoding heme-dependent oxidative N-demethylase family protein gives MNEILQTRLPYNPLEERKLPGIQPLAPEDWLYFDAAFAAQMTERERLLTTQRAAVLQCGPGAMPAACELLEAVLAQLYPEAAPSRPGHVLRPDGVQVQLDWEDPLGTLGRIAQQDFCILEKPQGADEHVLTGAVLCFPANWTLAEKYLRPLIAIHAPVDSYDAGIAARVQRLFDGVQQGRPMWRFNALWYADPTLHQPRRVSGDRPRPAADDAGYLRSERQTILRLPRSRAVVFSIHTSVLARADVLAQWGAPAASA, from the coding sequence ATGAATGAGATTCTGCAAACCCGCCTGCCGTATAATCCCCTGGAAGAGCGCAAGCTGCCCGGCATCCAGCCGCTGGCGCCAGAAGACTGGCTCTATTTCGATGCCGCCTTCGCCGCGCAGATGACGGAGCGCGAGCGGCTGCTGACAACTCAGCGGGCGGCGGTTCTGCAATGCGGGCCGGGGGCGATGCCCGCTGCCTGCGAGTTGCTGGAGGCGGTTCTGGCGCAGCTCTACCCGGAGGCGGCGCCGTCTCGGCCAGGCCATGTGCTCCGGCCTGACGGGGTGCAGGTGCAGCTGGACTGGGAGGATCCCCTCGGCACGCTGGGGCGGATCGCGCAGCAGGATTTCTGCATTCTGGAAAAACCGCAGGGGGCGGATGAGCATGTGCTGACCGGGGCGGTGCTGTGCTTCCCGGCGAACTGGACCTTGGCGGAGAAATACCTGCGTCCGCTGATCGCCATCCATGCGCCTGTCGACAGCTATGATGCGGGCATTGCGGCGCGGGTGCAGCGGCTGTTTGACGGGGTCCAGCAGGGTCGCCCGATGTGGCGGTTCAATGCGCTGTGGTACGCCGATCCCACATTGCATCAGCCGCGCCGGGTCAGCGGGGATCGTCCACGTCCGGCGGCGGATGACGCCGGGTATCTGCGCAGCGAACGGCAGACGATCCTGCGGCTGCCGCGCAGTCGCGCGGTTGTTTTCAGCATCCACACGAGCGTGCTGGCCCGTGCGGATGTCTTGGCCCAATGGGGGGCACCGGCTGCATCGGCCTAG
- the dddP gene encoding dimethylsulfonioproprionate lyase DddP has protein sequence MNEHYRDTRKIDPTRGATLGDNTPNDQDRVEIGPTQLAYREWAAAGLQLPDLQAMRRYRWERLTRFINDRDYGGLLVFDPMNIRYATDSTNMQLWNTHNPFRALLICADGYMVMWDYKQAPFLSEFNPLVREQRAGADLFYFDRGDKVDVAADVFANEVRELLRAHSGGNRRIAVDKIMLHGLRALEAQGLEVFPGEELTEKCRAVKGPDEIRAMRCANHACETAVAAMERYARSAIPGGQISEDDVWAVLHAENIRRGGEWIETRLLTSGPRTNPWFQECGGRIIQNNEIISFDTDLVGSYGICIDISRSWWIGDRAPPADMIYAMQHGVEHIRSNMEMLKPGVNLQELSRSCHLLDAQFQKQKYGCMMHGVGLCDEWPLVAYPDQMVEGAFDYELEPGMVLCVEALVSPEGGDFSIKLEDQVLITETGYENLTTYPFDPALMGTAGGK, from the coding sequence ATGAACGAGCACTACCGCGACACCCGCAAGATTGACCCCACGCGCGGCGCCACCCTTGGCGACAATACGCCCAACGATCAGGACCGGGTCGAAATCGGCCCCACCCAACTGGCCTATCGCGAATGGGCCGCCGCAGGGTTGCAACTGCCTGATCTTCAGGCGATGCGCCGCTACCGCTGGGAGCGGCTGACCCGGTTCATCAACGATCGCGACTACGGCGGCCTCCTGGTGTTTGACCCAATGAACATCCGCTACGCCACCGACTCCACCAATATGCAGCTGTGGAACACCCATAACCCGTTTCGCGCACTCTTGATCTGCGCTGACGGCTACATGGTGATGTGGGACTACAAACAGGCGCCTTTCCTCAGCGAATTCAACCCGCTGGTGCGCGAACAGCGCGCCGGGGCGGATCTGTTCTACTTTGATCGCGGCGACAAGGTGGATGTGGCGGCGGATGTCTTTGCCAATGAGGTGCGTGAGCTGTTGCGCGCCCACAGCGGCGGCAACAGGCGGATCGCGGTGGACAAGATCATGCTGCACGGGTTGCGCGCGCTCGAAGCACAGGGGCTGGAGGTCTTCCCCGGCGAGGAGCTGACCGAGAAATGCCGCGCCGTGAAAGGCCCCGATGAGATCCGCGCCATGCGCTGCGCCAATCACGCCTGTGAAACAGCTGTCGCCGCGATGGAGCGCTATGCCCGCAGCGCCATCCCCGGCGGTCAGATCAGCGAAGATGACGTCTGGGCAGTGCTGCACGCCGAAAACATCCGCCGGGGTGGCGAATGGATCGAAACCCGGCTGCTGACCTCTGGCCCGCGCACCAACCCGTGGTTTCAGGAATGCGGCGGACGCATCATCCAGAACAACGAAATCATCAGCTTTGACACCGATCTGGTCGGTTCGTACGGGATCTGTATCGACATCTCGCGCAGCTGGTGGATCGGCGACCGCGCGCCGCCTGCCGATATGATCTATGCGATGCAGCACGGGGTTGAGCACATCCGCAGCAATATGGAGATGCTGAAACCGGGCGTGAATCTGCAGGAGCTGTCGCGCAGCTGCCATCTGCTGGATGCTCAGTTCCAGAAACAGAAATACGGCTGCATGATGCACGGTGTCGGGCTCTGTGATGAATGGCCGCTGGTCGCCTATCCCGATCAAATGGTCGAGGGCGCTTTCGACTATGAGCTGGAGCCGGGCATGGTGCTCTGTGTCGAGGCACTGGTCAGCCCCGAAGGCGGCGATTTCTCGATCAAGCTGGAGGATCAGGTGCTGATTACCGAAACCGGCTATGAGAACCTCACCACCTACCCGTTCGATCCGGCGTTGATGGGCACCGCGGGCGGGAAGTGA
- a CDS encoding NUDIX hydrolase, protein MTTNTTLDHCAGIGAFTPLDARDRQMWQRLTTFCAREPRAFERDPAIGHVTGSAFVLSQDLSAVLLTHHAKLDRWLQLGGHCDGIADAGFTAWKEAYEESGLSRISRIGEQVFDIDIHEIPANGREAAHLHYDVRYLFRPRQAKSGPLRNQRRWPGCRWQSCRNIVPRAVC, encoded by the coding sequence TTGACAACAAATACGACCCTGGATCACTGCGCGGGGATCGGCGCATTCACCCCGCTGGATGCGCGTGACCGGCAGATGTGGCAGCGCCTGACCACGTTTTGCGCGCGCGAGCCAAGGGCGTTTGAACGGGATCCGGCAATCGGCCATGTGACCGGATCCGCCTTTGTGCTGTCGCAGGATCTCTCTGCGGTGCTGCTCACCCATCATGCCAAACTGGACCGGTGGTTACAGTTGGGCGGACATTGCGACGGCATCGCCGATGCAGGGTTCACCGCCTGGAAAGAGGCCTATGAGGAAAGCGGGCTCAGCCGGATCAGCCGTATTGGGGAGCAGGTGTTCGACATCGACATTCACGAGATCCCGGCCAATGGCCGCGAGGCGGCGCATCTGCACTACGATGTGCGCTACCTGTTTCGCCCGAGGCAGGCGAAATCCGGGCCACTACGGAATCAAAGGCGCTGGCCTGGGTGCCGCTGGCAGAGCTGTCGCAATATAGTTCCGCGCGCAGTGTGCTGA